Proteins from a genomic interval of Chryseobacterium indologenes:
- a CDS encoding cysteine hydrolase, translated as MKKLFRGMLAFSLIVISILPIKGQQKRKMENTALLIIDIQNDYFPGGKMELKGAEQAGRNAKQILGFFRKNNLPVIHIMHVSTNEGATFFLPETSGAEINILVSPQRDEKIITKHFPNSFRETDLLQYLHSKNIQKLVITGMMTDVCVESTTRAAFDFGFSTAVIGDATATRDRELGGEIVPADDVQRSFLAGISALGNLYAEIVNTEDFLTGK; from the coding sequence ATGAAAAAATTATTCAGAGGTATGCTGGCTTTTAGCCTGATTGTAATTTCAATACTACCAATTAAAGGACAACAAAAAAGAAAAATGGAAAACACCGCATTATTAATTATCGACATTCAAAATGATTACTTTCCTGGAGGAAAGATGGAACTGAAAGGAGCAGAACAGGCTGGCAGGAATGCAAAACAGATCCTTGGATTTTTTAGAAAAAACAATCTTCCTGTTATTCATATTATGCATGTTTCAACCAATGAAGGAGCCACTTTCTTCCTTCCCGAAACCTCAGGGGCAGAAATCAATATTCTTGTTTCGCCACAAAGAGATGAAAAAATTATTACAAAACATTTTCCGAACAGCTTCAGGGAAACTGACCTGCTGCAATATCTTCATTCAAAAAACATTCAAAAGCTGGTAATTACCGGTATGATGACGGATGTCTGTGTAGAATCTACGACAAGGGCTGCTTTTGACTTTGGTTTTAGTACTGCCGTTATCGGAGATGCTACCGCAACAAGAGACCGGGAGTTAGGTGGTGAAATTGTGCCGGCAGATGATGTACAAAGATCATTTTTAGCAGGAATATCAGCTTTGGGGAATCTGTATGCTGAAATTGTTAATACAGAAGATTTTTTGACAGGTAAGTAA
- a CDS encoding outer membrane lipoprotein carrier protein LolA: MKNIISKVILGSFVVGAVSMASAQKIDAKAKKILDDITANYKSKKNSYFKFSFGSGLNEQVTKTEPGIYYSAGDKYKLKIMDTEQIFDGNKIYNINADDMEVTIAKPNGSSALFSPINYLSTYRNDYNVTYNGKKTVNGVNADFIKLTPVKSNGIKYVYLFVDSAKKQMVKLEQHGSNKDVAVIAIKEYKENQELDPNMFVFDKNKFKNYVITEL, from the coding sequence ATGAAAAATATTATTTCAAAAGTTATATTAGGAAGTTTCGTTGTAGGTGCGGTAAGTATGGCAAGTGCCCAGAAAATTGATGCAAAGGCTAAAAAAATATTAGATGATATTACAGCCAACTATAAATCTAAAAAGAATTCTTACTTCAAATTTTCTTTTGGAAGCGGTCTGAACGAGCAGGTAACCAAAACTGAACCCGGTATTTATTATTCTGCCGGAGATAAGTATAAATTAAAGATCATGGATACCGAACAGATCTTTGACGGAAATAAAATCTATAACATCAACGCCGATGATATGGAAGTAACGATAGCAAAGCCTAACGGAAGCAGTGCCCTCTTCTCCCCTATCAATTACCTGAGCACTTATAGAAACGACTATAATGTAACGTATAATGGTAAGAAAACAGTAAACGGTGTGAATGCAGATTTCATTAAGCTTACTCCGGTAAAGTCAAACGGAATAAAATATGTCTATCTTTTTGTAGATTCCGCCAAAAAGCAAATGGTAAAGCTTGAGCAGCACGGAAGCAATAAAGATGTTGCAGTAATCGCTATCAAAGAATACAAGGAAAATCAGGAACTGGATCCTAATATGTTTGTGTTTGACAAGAATAAGTTTAAAAACTACGTCATTACGGAACTTTAA
- the porQ gene encoding type IX secretion system protein PorQ: MKKIIIFSLFLSGIVSYAQTGTNVYPFLNVPVSARQAALGGDAISVRDSDVSFAIANPSLLNKDSDKQLSVNATAYLADSKYGTIAYAKDFENGHMATINARYMSYGSIPRTDESGFQNGDFKASDVAIGAGYAYQFEEDWTIGGGLNFVTSKIDNYTSSAISGTAGVTYHNKKNKEVLSLVLRNFGFQLKSFNGVRENLPFRIDLGYTKTLKNFPLAITVTAHDLQKFDISSEYNVEGQKVNAGRKIADHFSLGAELFPEKSFNIRLGYNVKRGNELAVADQRNFSGLSAGFGIKVSRFRIDYAHVRYHNSSNVNQIGVSMDLSSHAGE; this comes from the coding sequence TTGAAGAAAATTATCATTTTTTCATTATTTCTATCTGGAATTGTTTCTTATGCGCAAACAGGAACAAATGTTTATCCGTTCTTAAATGTACCTGTTTCTGCAAGACAAGCAGCCCTTGGAGGAGATGCGATTTCTGTAAGAGATTCTGATGTTTCCTTTGCTATTGCAAACCCGTCCCTTTTAAACAAAGACTCTGATAAACAGCTTTCTGTAAACGCCACGGCATACCTTGCTGATTCAAAATACGGTACCATTGCCTATGCCAAAGACTTTGAAAATGGTCACATGGCTACCATCAATGCCCGTTATATGAGTTACGGAAGTATTCCGAGAACAGATGAAAGCGGATTTCAGAATGGAGACTTCAAAGCTTCAGATGTTGCCATCGGTGCAGGATATGCCTACCAGTTTGAAGAAGACTGGACGATCGGTGGGGGTCTTAATTTTGTGACTTCAAAAATTGATAATTATACTTCTTCTGCCATCTCAGGAACTGCAGGGGTTACCTATCACAACAAAAAAAACAAAGAAGTTCTTTCCCTTGTTCTGAGAAATTTCGGATTCCAGTTAAAATCATTCAATGGAGTGCGCGAAAATCTTCCATTCAGAATTGATCTTGGATATACCAAAACTTTAAAAAATTTCCCTTTAGCTATTACTGTTACAGCCCATGATCTCCAGAAGTTCGACATTTCTTCCGAATATAATGTTGAAGGTCAGAAAGTGAATGCCGGCAGAAAGATTGCCGACCACTTCTCTTTAGGGGCAGAGTTATTCCCGGAAAAAAGCTTCAATATCAGACTCGGATACAATGTAAAAAGAGGAAATGAGCTTGCTGTGGCGGATCAGAGAAACTTTTCAGGGCTTTCGGCAGGATTTGGAATTAAAGTTTCGAGGTTCCGGATCGATTATGCTCATGTGAGATATCACAACTCATCCAATGTCAATCAGATAGGAGTTTCCATGGACCTTTCAAGCCATGCTGGAGAATAA
- a CDS encoding RNA methyltransferase, whose amino-acid sequence MLTAHTIKVLQSLDKKKFRQKYNLFLVEGNKIICELSNSNFKVKEIFSTDPQKLDRTDIPITHISENELKKISFLKTPKDSVAVCHLADDERLEDKNIQLVLDGIQDPGNLGTIIRLADWFGIEQIICSEDTVDFYNPKVIQATMGSFTRVNVVYTDLVEYLSTTQNVNIGTDMEGENIYTFEKPEKINLILGNEGNGMRPETETLLQKSISIPRFGKSQSTESLNVSMAAGIILGQLFSK is encoded by the coding sequence ATGCTTACAGCTCATACAATAAAAGTTTTACAATCTTTAGATAAAAAGAAGTTCAGACAAAAATACAATTTGTTTTTGGTTGAAGGTAATAAAATCATTTGTGAACTTTCTAATTCCAATTTTAAAGTTAAAGAAATATTCTCAACCGATCCGCAAAAATTGGACCGTACAGACATTCCCATCACTCATATCTCTGAAAATGAGTTGAAAAAAATCAGTTTTTTAAAAACCCCAAAAGATTCTGTTGCAGTATGTCATCTGGCTGATGATGAAAGATTGGAGGATAAAAATATTCAGTTGGTTCTGGATGGTATTCAGGACCCCGGAAATTTAGGAACTATTATCCGGTTGGCAGATTGGTTTGGGATAGAACAGATCATCTGCAGTGAAGACACTGTGGATTTTTACAATCCGAAGGTAATTCAGGCTACCATGGGATCTTTTACCCGGGTAAATGTGGTCTATACAGACCTTGTAGAGTATCTTTCAACAACTCAGAATGTAAATATCGGAACCGATATGGAAGGGGAAAATATCTACACTTTTGAAAAACCTGAGAAGATCAACCTGATTTTAGGAAATGAAGGTAATGGTATGAGGCCGGAGACGGAGACGCTTCTTCAGAAAAGTATCAGCATTCCGAGATTTGGAAAATCGCAGTCTACAGAAAGTTTAAATGTTTCGATGGCTGCGGGAATTATTTTAGGACAGTTATTTTCAAAATAA
- the frr gene encoding ribosome recycling factor: protein MEELDLILESVKQDMDAAVKHLDHAFQRIRAGRASTSMVQDVMVEYYGAMTPLNQVANVSIPDAMTISIQPWDRTAINAIEKAIINSNLGFAPSNNGENIILNVPPLTEDRRRELAKQAKVEAEQTKVTVRNARQDGLKELKKLDGVSEDVVKGVEEEIQTYTDKYVKLCDEHLKTKEAEIMKV, encoded by the coding sequence ATGGAAGAATTAGATCTTATATTAGAATCTGTAAAGCAGGACATGGACGCAGCTGTAAAGCACCTGGATCATGCATTTCAAAGAATTAGAGCGGGACGTGCTTCTACCTCTATGGTTCAGGATGTAATGGTGGAATATTATGGAGCTATGACTCCTCTTAACCAGGTTGCGAACGTTTCTATTCCAGATGCAATGACTATTTCTATTCAACCTTGGGACAGAACAGCAATCAATGCAATTGAAAAAGCAATCATCAATTCAAATTTAGGCTTTGCGCCTTCTAATAACGGGGAAAATATCATTCTTAATGTTCCGCCTTTAACAGAAGACCGAAGAAGAGAATTGGCGAAACAGGCTAAAGTAGAGGCAGAGCAAACAAAAGTAACAGTAAGAAACGCGAGACAGGACGGTTTGAAAGAGCTTAAAAAGCTAGACGGAGTTTCTGAAGATGTTGTAAAAGGTGTGGAAGAAGAAATTCAGACATATACCGATAAATATGTAAAGCTTTGCGATGAGCATCTTAAGACAAAAGAAGCTGAAATTATGAAGGTATAA
- a CDS encoding (d)CMP kinase, which translates to MKKPVIAIDGYSSTGKSSISKIIADKLGLIHMDTGALYRGVTWYALQHCLNDNGQIDLDQLFSSFSNINLEFKNSEGTLVLYLNNEDISKEIRTNLVSENVSLVAKQKEVRGFLLQSQRSLAEKGGVIMDGRDIGTVVLPNADYKFFLTASIDERTNRRFLELKSLGIEAVREQVKQNLIDRDKIDSEREIAPLKQAEDAIVVDNSELTKEETIELILSHIQKI; encoded by the coding sequence ATGAAAAAACCAGTAATTGCTATCGATGGGTACTCGTCTACCGGAAAAAGTTCTATCTCCAAAATCATTGCCGATAAGCTGGGACTTATTCATATGGACACGGGAGCACTTTACAGAGGAGTTACCTGGTATGCATTGCAACACTGCCTGAATGACAATGGTCAGATCGATCTTGACCAACTATTTTCTTCTTTCAGCAACATCAATCTTGAGTTTAAAAACAGTGAAGGAACACTCGTTCTTTATCTTAACAACGAAGATATTTCTAAGGAAATCCGTACCAATCTGGTATCCGAAAATGTAAGCCTTGTCGCCAAACAAAAAGAAGTCAGAGGTTTTTTATTACAATCTCAGCGTTCTTTGGCAGAAAAAGGAGGTGTCATTATGGATGGACGTGACATAGGGACAGTAGTTCTGCCAAATGCGGACTATAAATTTTTCCTTACTGCCAGTATTGATGAAAGAACAAACAGAAGGTTTCTTGAACTTAAAAGCCTGGGGATTGAGGCTGTCAGAGAGCAGGTGAAACAAAACCTTATCGACAGGGATAAGATAGACAGTGAGCGTGAAATCGCCCCTTTAAAGCAGGCAGAGGACGCTATAGTTGTTGATAATTCTGAATTGACAAAGGAAGAAACTATAGAACTTATTCTATCCCACATTCAAAAGATTTAA
- a CDS encoding YtxH domain-containing protein: MSRKGKNTAGILAGLLAGAAAGVILGILYAPEEGKETRKKIKNKTNDLKDQAKNKYGEVSEKVKDQYGNISSTFKETANNVAHTVKDGYDKYKDQIVSKTADVVKDVEAELNDLKK; encoded by the coding sequence ATGTCTAGAAAAGGAAAAAATACAGCAGGTATATTGGCAGGACTTCTTGCAGGTGCTGCAGCAGGTGTAATCTTAGGAATTTTATATGCACCTGAAGAAGGAAAAGAAACCAGAAAAAAAATCAAAAATAAAACAAACGATTTAAAAGATCAGGCTAAAAATAAGTATGGAGAGGTTTCTGAAAAGGTAAAAGACCAGTATGGCAATATTTCTTCTACTTTCAAAGAAACAGCGAATAACGTAGCACATACTGTGAAAGACGGATACGACAAGTACAAAGATCAGATTGTTTCTAAAACAGCTGATGTAGTAAAGGATGTAGAGGCTGAACTTAACGATCTAAAAAAATAA
- a CDS encoding UMP kinase, translated as MKYKRILLKLSGEALMGNRQYGIDNERLQEYAAEIKKVVEKGCEVAIVIGGGNIFRGVAGAAKGMDRVQGDYMGMLATVINGMALQGALEDAGIKTRLQSAIEMDKVAEPFIKRRAVRHLEKGRVVIFGAGTGNPYFTTDTAATLRAIEIGADVILKGTRVDGIYDSDPEKNADAVKYNSLSFDEVYAKNLKVMDMTAFTLSHENKLPIIVFDMNKDGNLERIVDGENVGTLVDL; from the coding sequence ATGAAATATAAAAGAATCCTTTTGAAACTGAGCGGTGAGGCCTTAATGGGGAACAGACAATACGGTATTGACAACGAAAGACTGCAGGAATATGCTGCAGAGATCAAAAAAGTAGTTGAAAAGGGCTGTGAAGTTGCTATCGTTATCGGAGGTGGAAATATTTTCCGTGGCGTAGCAGGTGCTGCAAAAGGAATGGATAGAGTACAGGGAGATTATATGGGAATGCTGGCTACCGTGATCAACGGAATGGCATTGCAGGGAGCATTGGAAGATGCAGGTATCAAAACCAGACTTCAGTCGGCAATCGAAATGGATAAAGTTGCTGAACCTTTCATCAAAAGAAGAGCAGTAAGACACCTTGAAAAAGGGAGAGTCGTGATCTTCGGGGCAGGAACAGGAAACCCTTATTTTACAACCGATACAGCTGCCACTTTAAGAGCTATTGAAATTGGAGCAGATGTGATCCTTAAAGGGACAAGAGTAGACGGAATCTACGACAGCGATCCTGAAAAGAATGCAGATGCTGTAAAATACAATTCATTATCTTTTGATGAAGTATATGCCAAAAACCTTAAAGTAATGGATATGACTGCCTTCACCCTGAGCCATGAAAATAAATTGCCTATCATTGTATTCGATATGAATAAAGATGGCAATCTTGAAAGAATTGTAGATGGGGAGAATGTAGGTACTTTAGTTGATTTGTAA
- a CDS encoding phage holin family protein codes for MIETIKEYASKRIDLLKIEATEKSSLSAGLITYFVVLLVAFAFFIILFNFGVAFLIGKALDNYSYGFLIVAAFYALVMAFVIAFKNKIVNTVADQVIKFLNH; via the coding sequence ATGATAGAAACTATTAAAGAATACGCCTCGAAGAGAATAGATCTTCTGAAAATTGAAGCTACTGAAAAATCTTCTCTTTCGGCAGGGCTCATTACCTACTTTGTAGTACTGCTTGTTGCTTTTGCTTTTTTTATTATCCTTTTCAATTTTGGAGTCGCTTTCCTTATCGGTAAGGCGTTGGATAATTATTCCTACGGATTCTTAATTGTTGCTGCATTTTATGCGTTGGTAATGGCTTTCGTTATTGCTTTCAAAAATAAAATCGTCAATACTGTTGCAGATCAGGTTATTAAATTTTTAAATCATTAA
- a CDS encoding ketoacyl-ACP synthase III, with translation MTKIIGVGNYIPSETITNLFFDKHIFLNERGILLKENNASITEKLKKITGIEERRYANNTQVTSDLGFIAAREAIENAKIDPETLDYIIFAHNFGDVRFGTVQSDMVPSLAARVKHLLGIRNNFCVAYDVLFGCPGWIEGVIQANAFIKAGIAKRCLVIGAETLSRVVDIHDRDSMIYADGAGAAILDANPDDESGIKSHLSASYTFAEKDYLYFGKSYNNEKCPDTRYIKMDGRKIYEFALSNVPDAMKKCFDSSGYSIDQLNKIIIHQANEKMDEAIVDRFYQLYGMKVPENIMPMVIHKLGNSSVATIPSLLTMILQDEMEHHKIKKDDVVLFASVGAGMNINAFVYKF, from the coding sequence ATGACAAAAATTATTGGTGTGGGGAACTACATTCCATCTGAAACGATCACAAACCTGTTTTTTGATAAACATATTTTTCTAAATGAAAGAGGAATATTATTAAAAGAAAACAATGCGTCTATAACAGAGAAATTAAAAAAGATCACCGGTATTGAAGAGAGAAGATATGCTAACAATACTCAGGTTACTTCAGATTTAGGATTTATTGCTGCCCGTGAAGCCATCGAAAATGCAAAGATTGATCCCGAAACATTAGACTATATAATATTTGCCCATAATTTTGGTGATGTCCGTTTCGGAACTGTTCAATCAGATATGGTTCCAAGCCTTGCAGCACGAGTGAAACATTTACTGGGAATCAGAAATAATTTTTGCGTTGCCTATGACGTTTTGTTCGGATGTCCGGGTTGGATTGAAGGGGTAATACAGGCCAATGCATTTATTAAAGCGGGAATTGCAAAGCGCTGTCTCGTTATTGGAGCAGAAACGCTTTCGCGTGTTGTGGATATTCATGACAGAGACAGCATGATCTATGCTGACGGAGCCGGTGCGGCGATTTTGGATGCTAACCCTGATGATGAATCAGGCATAAAGTCTCATCTGTCAGCTTCCTATACATTTGCTGAGAAGGATTATCTGTATTTCGGAAAATCATATAATAATGAGAAATGTCCTGATACAAGGTATATTAAGATGGATGGAAGGAAAATATATGAATTTGCCCTTTCCAATGTTCCTGATGCTATGAAAAAATGTTTTGACAGCAGTGGCTATTCTATTGATCAATTAAATAAGATCATTATCCATCAGGCTAATGAAAAAATGGATGAAGCTATCGTTGACAGATTTTACCAACTGTATGGAATGAAAGTTCCTGAAAACATTATGCCTATGGTGATCCATAAACTGGGTAATAGCAGCGTGGCAACCATTCCGTCTTTGCTGACGATGATTTTACAGGATGAAATGGAACATCATAAAATCAAAAAGGATGATGTGGTCCTGTTTGCTTCGGTAGGCGCTGGAATGAATATCAACGCCTTTGTTTATAAGTTTTAG
- a CDS encoding phosphoribosyl-ATP pyrophosphatase, with protein MGRKYESIEELRRKKKLLQGEISDLENLLTFKNTKESLSAFTNGLSDQYLQEKVDEDGDEKVVLRKDVIAKQLTSEVKDLLISKNTAVGIASSAFKGGNITDSLVKLGVTALVGNYAKKNMKSSNWKKKLIGVALIYLAPIALKYVRKKMEVYQKNKSVSSMEQLI; from the coding sequence ATGGGCAGAAAATATGAAAGCATTGAAGAATTAAGAAGAAAGAAAAAACTGCTTCAGGGTGAAATAAGTGATCTGGAGAATCTTCTTACTTTTAAAAATACCAAAGAGAGTCTGAGTGCTTTTACCAATGGTTTAAGTGATCAGTATCTTCAGGAAAAAGTGGATGAAGACGGTGATGAAAAAGTAGTTTTAAGAAAAGATGTCATTGCAAAACAGCTTACCTCGGAAGTAAAAGATCTGCTGATCAGTAAAAATACAGCAGTAGGAATTGCCAGCTCTGCCTTCAAAGGAGGAAATATCACAGACAGCCTGGTTAAACTCGGTGTTACTGCCCTGGTAGGAAACTACGCCAAAAAGAATATGAAAAGCTCTAACTGGAAGAAAAAACTGATAGGGGTAGCTTTAATATACCTCGCTCCTATTGCCTTGAAATATGTCCGTAAGAAAATGGAAGTGTATCAGAAAAATAAAAGTGTATCCAGTATGGAACAATTGATATAA
- the ccsA gene encoding cytochrome c biogenesis protein CcsA — translation MKKLQDILISTRTMAVLLLVYAFAMAYATFLENDYGTPTAKALIYEAKWFELIMVLLILNFIGNIGRYRLWKREKWPVLVFHLAFVFIFIGGAITRYISFEGQMHIREGETSNEIVTDKNFFKIQIEEKGDVLNYKDVPYLMSPLHKDFQATYDFHGKEVKVVAKEYIQRKKDSLVAEPNGAEYLHLVSTGSTGRQNIYIKPGETKSINGTLVTFNRAIEGAVEFKNEGGKLFIKTPVDASYMTMATQATGNTVKNEFQPLALRSLYTISELKLVVPEGLKKGRLMAIEGDRKKDVNVPDMLQIELQGPKTKQLVDLSVERGNPNAYKQVTMDGLNIMVGFGPKVYNTPFALKLDDFVMETYPGSSSPSAYESHVKIIDEGKETPYKIYMNHVLNHKGYRFFQSSFDPDRMGTVLSVNHDYWGTLISYIGYALLFLGMFVIFFWKGTHFWKLNKMLVDANKKKAAIVLLMFLSLGLNAQKIETHGTTDGSREHVHVEGEDHMHAQPLDGASPKQNSLATPMGKMRTISPDEIIARNKISKDHADKFGYLLVQNFEGRIVPINTEALDILRKLYKKDEFKGTDGKSLTANQWFLSINTDTPSWTMVPIIKVGTKGGDELKNKTKADEEGYTSLMNLFTADANGNLTYILEHDYNTAFRKKPSEQTNYDKEVIAVNERVQIFNEFFSGQFMRIVPVKNDANHTWHSWLDQKFEPDMESQQVMGPYFAEALTAQKTGNWSKADAELVKLSDYQQKWGKAVVPAKSKVDLEVFMNKVNINFKLLIFYTIIGGLLLILGFVELFKSSKILNKSIKVIIVIGIVGYVFHFLGLVARWYISGHAPWSNGYEAIIFISWVGITAGLILYRNANALIPAAGFMVAVIMMGFAHGGSALDPQITPLVPVLKSYWLIVHVAIITSSYGFFALSMIIAVISLVFYIISNKETYKIHHDTTLKELVIVSEMSLTIGLFALTVGNFLGGIWANESWGRYWSWDPKETWAFISIMVYAFVLHMRLVPGLRSRWAFHVATMFAFCSMVMTYFGVNYYLSGLHSYAAGDPVPIPAWVYIGITTMIALSAVSYFKFKALTKK, via the coding sequence ATGAAGAAGCTCCAAGATATTCTTATCTCAACCAGAACAATGGCTGTATTGTTGCTGGTGTACGCATTTGCGATGGCTTATGCAACGTTCTTAGAAAACGACTACGGAACTCCTACAGCAAAAGCATTAATCTATGAGGCCAAATGGTTCGAACTGATCATGGTCCTGCTAATCCTTAATTTCATAGGAAATATCGGAAGATACAGACTGTGGAAAAGAGAGAAATGGCCGGTTCTGGTTTTTCACCTTGCCTTTGTATTCATTTTTATCGGAGGTGCCATTACCAGATACATCAGTTTTGAAGGACAAATGCACATCAGAGAAGGAGAAACCTCCAACGAAATCGTAACGGATAAAAACTTTTTTAAAATCCAGATCGAAGAAAAAGGGGATGTTTTGAATTATAAAGATGTACCATATCTGATGTCTCCGTTACACAAAGATTTCCAGGCCACATACGATTTTCATGGAAAAGAAGTAAAAGTGGTCGCTAAGGAATACATCCAAAGAAAAAAAGACAGTTTAGTCGCTGAACCAAACGGCGCAGAATATCTTCACCTTGTTTCTACGGGAAGTACAGGTAGACAGAATATCTACATCAAACCGGGAGAGACAAAATCGATCAACGGAACATTAGTGACCTTCAACAGAGCTATTGAAGGCGCTGTGGAATTCAAAAACGAAGGTGGGAAATTATTCATCAAAACTCCTGTTGATGCAAGTTATATGACGATGGCAACTCAGGCTACGGGAAATACGGTGAAAAATGAATTTCAGCCTCTGGCATTGAGAAGCTTATATACCATCAGTGAACTGAAACTTGTAGTTCCGGAAGGTCTTAAAAAAGGAAGGCTGATGGCGATTGAAGGAGACAGAAAGAAGGATGTAAATGTTCCGGATATGCTTCAGATTGAGCTGCAAGGCCCAAAAACAAAACAATTGGTTGATCTTTCTGTAGAGAGAGGAAACCCAAATGCCTATAAGCAAGTTACCATGGATGGCTTAAACATTATGGTAGGTTTCGGGCCTAAAGTATACAATACTCCTTTTGCCCTGAAATTGGATGACTTCGTTATGGAAACTTATCCGGGAAGTTCATCACCGAGTGCTTACGAAAGTCACGTTAAAATTATTGACGAAGGAAAAGAAACTCCTTATAAAATCTATATGAATCATGTTCTTAATCACAAAGGATACCGTTTCTTCCAGTCCAGTTTTGATCCGGACAGAATGGGAACCGTACTTTCTGTAAACCACGATTACTGGGGAACACTGATCTCTTACATCGGATATGCACTGTTATTTTTAGGAATGTTTGTGATCTTCTTCTGGAAAGGAACTCACTTCTGGAAACTGAACAAAATGCTGGTTGATGCTAATAAAAAGAAGGCAGCAATCGTATTATTAATGTTTCTGAGTTTAGGACTGAATGCACAAAAAATCGAAACCCACGGAACAACCGACGGAAGCAGGGAACATGTACACGTAGAAGGTGAAGATCATATGCATGCTCAGCCGCTGGACGGGGCATCTCCAAAGCAGAATTCATTAGCGACCCCAATGGGTAAAATGAGAACGATTTCTCCTGATGAAATAATTGCAAGAAACAAAATCAGCAAAGATCACGCGGATAAATTCGGATATCTTCTGGTTCAGAATTTTGAAGGAAGAATCGTTCCGATCAACACGGAAGCATTAGATATTTTAAGAAAATTATACAAAAAAGACGAGTTTAAAGGAACAGACGGGAAGTCTCTTACCGCTAATCAGTGGTTCCTTTCTATCAATACCGATACTCCGAGCTGGACGATGGTTCCTATCATCAAAGTAGGAACGAAAGGTGGAGATGAGCTGAAAAATAAAACAAAAGCAGATGAGGAAGGATATACTTCATTGATGAACCTTTTCACTGCAGATGCAAACGGTAACCTCACTTATATTTTGGAACACGACTACAATACGGCGTTCCGTAAAAAACCGTCCGAGCAGACCAATTATGATAAAGAAGTTATTGCCGTAAACGAAAGAGTACAGATCTTTAACGAGTTTTTCAGCGGACAATTCATGAGAATCGTTCCTGTGAAGAATGATGCGAATCATACCTGGCATTCATGGCTGGATCAGAAATTTGAACCGGATATGGAATCCCAACAGGTAATGGGACCGTATTTTGCAGAAGCACTGACAGCGCAAAAAACCGGAAACTGGAGCAAAGCTGATGCAGAATTGGTAAAGCTTTCAGATTATCAGCAAAAGTGGGGGAAAGCAGTTGTTCCTGCAAAATCTAAAGTTGATCTTGAAGTATTCATGAATAAAGTGAATATCAACTTCAAATTATTGATTTTCTATACCATCATCGGTGGACTTCTTTTAATCTTAGGTTTTGTGGAATTATTCAAATCCAGCAAGATTTTAAATAAATCTATTAAGGTGATCATTGTCATAGGAATAGTAGGATATGTATTCCACTTCCTTGGTCTTGTGGCAAGATGGTATATTTCAGGTCATGCACCTTGGAGTAACGGATATGAAGCAATTATCTTTATTTCCTGGGTAGGGATCACAGCCGGATTAATTCTTTACAGAAACGCCAATGCATTGATTCCTGCAGCAGGATTTATGGTAGCGGTCATTATGATGGGATTTGCACACGGAGGCTCAGCGCTTGATCCGCAGATTACACCACTGGTTCCGGTATTGAAATCTTATTGGTTAATTGTTCACGTAGCCATTATCACTTCAAGTTACGGTTTCTTTGCCCTGTCGATGATCATAGCAGTAATCTCTTTGGTATTCTATATCATTTCAAACAAAGAAACCTATAAAATTCATCATGATACCACATTGAAAGAATTGGTTATTGTTTCCGAAATGTCACTCACCATTGGTCTTTTTGCTCTTACCGTTGGAAACTTCTTAGGAGGGATCTGGGCCAATGAATCATGGGGGAGATACTGGAGCTGGGACCCGAAAGAAACATGGGCTTTCATCTCGATTATGGTGTATGCTTTTGTACTGCACATGAGATTAGTGCCGGGATTGAGAAGCAGATGGGCGTTCCATGTAGCGACGATGTTTGCTTTCTGCTCTATGGTAATGACATATTTCGGAGTAAACTATTATCTGAGCGGACTTCACTCATACGCAGCAGGAGATCCCGTTCCGATACCGGCTTGGGTATACATCGGAATCACAACAATGATTGCTTTATCAGCAGTTTCTTATTTCAAGTTTAAAGCTTTAACAAAGAAATAA